A stretch of Pseudoclavibacter chungangensis DNA encodes these proteins:
- a CDS encoding ion transporter: MPTPASPARARVATIVESRTFQNTITTLILVNAVVLGLETYPAVMDRFGGVIVAFNWFVVGVFTVEIVLRLVAYGWSFFRDGWSVFDFIIVAVSYVPALPGMQVVRVLRVLRVLRLLSQVHSMRRVVGALLSAIPGIASIAGLLVIIGYVFVIVSTTLFGSIRPDHFGDLARSGISLFRLLIGDGWFDIVMPLAEQEPVAWPFFILYTIVSTFVVLNLFIAVTTEALSTQRDEEQAAAATDVAGADANTSARDAAAERDDLLLTEIRALRDEVTRLREAQELARTRAAGTDDAGH, translated from the coding sequence GTGCCGACTCCAGCCTCCCCCGCTCGCGCACGCGTCGCGACCATCGTCGAGTCCCGCACGTTCCAGAACACGATCACGACCCTCATCCTCGTGAACGCGGTCGTGCTCGGCCTCGAGACCTACCCCGCCGTCATGGACCGGTTCGGCGGCGTGATCGTCGCGTTCAACTGGTTCGTCGTGGGCGTCTTCACCGTCGAGATCGTGCTCCGCCTCGTCGCCTACGGGTGGTCGTTCTTCCGGGACGGCTGGTCGGTGTTCGATTTCATCATCGTCGCGGTCTCGTACGTCCCGGCACTGCCCGGCATGCAGGTCGTCCGTGTGCTGCGCGTGCTGCGGGTGCTGCGGCTCCTGTCGCAGGTCCACTCCATGCGCCGTGTCGTCGGTGCGCTGCTGAGCGCGATCCCGGGCATCGCGTCGATCGCCGGTCTGCTCGTGATCATCGGCTACGTGTTCGTGATCGTCTCGACGACGCTGTTCGGGTCGATCCGGCCCGATCACTTCGGTGACCTCGCACGCTCGGGCATCTCGCTGTTCCGGCTGCTCATCGGCGACGGCTGGTTCGACATCGTCATGCCGCTCGCGGAGCAGGAGCCGGTGGCCTGGCCGTTCTTCATCCTCTACACGATCGTGTCGACGTTCGTCGTGCTGAACCTCTTCATCGCGGTCACGACGGAGGCACTCAGCACACAGCGAGACGAGGAACAGGCCGCCGCCGCGACCGACGTCGCGGGAGCGGACGCGAACACCTCCGCTCGGGATGCCGCCGCCGAACGCGACGACCTCCTCCTCACGGAGATCCGGGCCCTGCGCGACGAGGTGACGCGGCTCCGCGAGGCGCAGGAGCTCGCGCGGACCCGTGCCGCAGGCACCGACGACGCGGGACACTGA
- a CDS encoding Nif3-like dinuclear metal center hexameric protein, whose amino-acid sequence MSATLRDLLDTFEAMWPAGRAESWDSVGLVTGDPAAPVSRILLAVDAVDETIVEAEELGADLLVTHHPVLLRGVHTIAETTAKGNLLARLVRAGCALMAAHTNADVVERGTSDELARRLRLVDTEPIEPAADDATLGLGRVGRLPEPLTLGALAITVAKILPATATGVRVAGDFDAEVERIAVCGGAGDSFLADPAVVGADVYITSDLRHHPASEAREQARLAGGRPFLVDTSHWASEWLFLDGAAEELRRRHPDVEVVVSERNTDPWDFAVPQ is encoded by the coding sequence ATGTCCGCGACGCTCCGAGACCTGCTCGACACGTTCGAGGCGATGTGGCCCGCGGGCCGCGCCGAGTCGTGGGACTCGGTCGGGCTCGTGACGGGCGACCCGGCCGCGCCCGTCTCGCGTATCCTGCTCGCGGTCGACGCCGTGGACGAGACGATCGTCGAGGCCGAGGAGCTCGGCGCGGACCTGCTCGTGACGCACCACCCGGTGCTGCTGCGCGGCGTGCACACGATCGCGGAGACGACCGCGAAGGGGAACCTGCTCGCCCGCCTCGTCCGCGCCGGCTGTGCGCTCATGGCCGCACACACGAACGCCGATGTCGTCGAGCGCGGCACGTCCGACGAGCTCGCCCGCCGACTCCGACTCGTCGACACCGAGCCCATCGAGCCCGCCGCCGACGACGCCACCCTCGGCCTCGGTCGCGTCGGTCGGCTGCCCGAGCCGCTCACGCTCGGCGCACTCGCGATCACCGTCGCCAAGATCCTCCCGGCCACCGCGACGGGCGTCCGCGTCGCCGGCGACTTCGACGCCGAGGTCGAGCGCATCGCCGTCTGCGGGGGTGCCGGGGACTCGTTCCTCGCGGACCCGGCCGTCGTCGGCGCCGACGTCTACATCACGAGCGATCTCCGTCACCATCCCGCCTCGGAGGCTCGCGAGCAGGCGCGGCTCGCGGGCGGCCGCCCGTTCCTCGTCGACACGTCGCACTGGGCGAGCGAATGGCTCTTCCTCGACGGCGCCGCCGAGGAGTTGCGTCGCCGCCACCCCGACGTCGAGGTGGTCGTGAGCGAACGCAACACCGACCCCTGGGACTTCGCCGTCCCGCAGTAG